GCGAGGCAGACTACGCGAGGACAGCCGCCGTGCTGGAAGTCCTTGGAATAGAGGAGTGGTCGGTAACCAAGGAGAGAGGAAAACCAAAGCAGATAAAACTCACAGGCGGCGCCCTGCAGAAGCTAATGAACTTGGAACCCGTATGCGCCGCCCTGGGCATATGCCGGTAAAAGCCAATTGGAAAAATCATACCTGAGCTTTCAAGACATTTATTCTAGACACTTTCACGGCGTCGACCGCGTAGATGAAGTAATTATTTGATCAAATGTGACGATTTTCATCTCCTCAGGCACCTTGGTCAGCGGACCTGTGCGGGCTGTGACTATTAGCTTGACTCCCTTTTTCGCGGCTAGGTCTACGATTCGTTGTGTCGTAATGCCGTCGAGTATTATGGCGTGTATGGAGTCCGCCGACGTCGCGAGGTAGTCGGGGAGCTCCCTAACTGGGAGCCGTTTTATGGGGGTCCAGCTGGCGTCGTAGAGCTCGGCCTCGAGCGTCCCCAGCATCTCTTCAATTTTTTTATTTACGTCGAAGGGGAACTGCGGAGCCGGCGCCTCCTCCTTCGCCGCCTGTGTGGGGGGCGGCTGCGGGGCCGGCGCTTCGGCTTTCTCGCCGGCGGCTTTCTGCTGGGCCAGCCACTCCTCCAGCGTTACCTTATTTCTTAGGGCTTTGGTGATCTCCTTCGCTGTGAGTTGTTCTACTTCTTTGCCTGGTGGTGCCCTGGCTATGTAGTCTACGTGGGCGACTTTGAGTAGCTCTTTGAGGACTAGCTCTCCGCCTTTGTCTCCGTCGATGAATACCGTGACGTTTTTCTTCTTGCTGAGATCTATTATTGTCTGGGGCACGCCTCTGCTGATGCCTTCGAGGGCTATGACGTTTCTGTAGCCATGTTTTACTAGGTTGACGACGTCGGCTCTGCCCTCGACTATTATTATGGAGTCTGACTTGTCTATGTCGGGGCCGGCGGGCAGACGTTCGGGGCCGTATTCGACTATCTCGGCTTTTGCCACGTCTTCTTTCAGCTTTTCGATGATTTCCTTGGTGTCGGGTAGTATCTCCTCTTCTATTAGTTTTACCAGCTCTTTTGCTTTTTCAATGATTTTCTTTCTTTTTTCCTCTCTTAGGTCTTTTATTTCTATTACCTTGATGGTGGCGGGGTAGGGCCCTACTCTCTCGATGCTTTCTATCAACGCGGCGACGAGCGCCGTTTCGTATCTATCGAGGTTGCTTGGTATGTGTATCTTTGCTTTTGTTTTTCCGTTTTTTTCGAATATGTCCACCTCAATTCTCCCTATTCTGCCCATCATCTGTAGCTCTCTGAGGTCCATGTCTTTTCCCAGTAGTCCCTCTGTCTGTGAGAAGAGGGCTCCTATTATGTCTGATTTGTCTACGCCGCCGTTTACCTCTATCTGTGCGACTATCATGTACTTGGCTACTATTGTTAGGGCGCCCATGGATGGGGTCTACTATTACCTTTATAAACTCTCTCCTCTAGGCATTTTAAAGATTTAAACACATTGCCCTTGGGGTTGGCGATGTTGAGGACGTTGAGGCAGGTTGGCGACGTTGTTCATAAGTCGCTGAAGTACGCTATGGACTTGGCGCAGCCGGACATGCCTGTGCTTGAGCTCTGCGAGAAGGTGGAGGCTTTTATTAGGTCTAGCGACGCCAAGCCTGCTTTTCCGGTGAACGTAAGTATTAACGAGGTTGCGGCTCACTACACGGCGAAGAGGGGGGACCAGCTTAGGATTCCGAGGTCGGGTCTTGTTAAGATAGACGTGGGGGCTCAGCGTGATGGCTATATTGTCGACGCCGCTGTCACCGTGGCGCTGGGATCGGTGTTTGTAAATTTGCAGAAGGCGGCTAGGGCCGCGCTGGAGGCTGCTTTAAACACGGCGAGGCCTGGGGTCAAGGCGTGGCAGATCGGCGACTCTGTTGAGAAGGTTATTAAGAATTTTGGTTTTAACCCGGTGTACAACCTCACCGGGCATAAGATAGAGCGGTTCATTCTCCACGCCGGCTATGTAATTCCTAATTATCCAGATAAGTCGGCTTCGCAGGCGCTGGCGCCGGGGGATGTGTACGCCATTGAGCCGTTTGTCACTAATGGGGAGGGTTACGTCGCCGACGGCCGGGAGGTGACTATATACCGGTTGTTGAGGATGCGGCATAAGAATCTGCAACATGTTATCGATTTGGTGAGCGCCGAGGTGGGGCCTCTGCCCTTTACCCCTAGGTGGTTTCCCCAGCTGGACGACTCCACCATAGCTACGGCTCTGAAGGCCGGCGTGTTGCACGGCTACGAGGTTTTGGTGGAGAGGTCCAGGGGTTTTGTGGCTCAGTTTGAGGACACGGTTTATGTGGGCGAGGGCGAGGTTGTGCCGCTGGCGCGTACTCTGGAGTTGCTCTAAGCGGAAAAGTTTTTATATACACAATTTTTGTCAAAGCCATGAGTCAGGCAGTGTTAACTCAAATTGGCGGCGTCCCGGTATTAGTGTTGAAGGAGGGTACCCAGAGGGCGTTTGGAAAGGAGGCTGTTAGGCTGAATATTATGATTGCCAGAGCTATTGCGGAGGTTATGAGAACCACTCTCGGCCCGAAGGGTATGGATAAAATGCTCATCGACTCGCTCGGCGACATCACGATAACTAACGACGGCGCCACCATCCTCGACGAGATGGACGTGCAACATCCCATTGCCAAGTTGCTTGTTGAGATTTCTAAATCGCAGGAGGAGGAGGCTGGCGACGGCACCACCACAGCTGTGGTCCTCGCCGGCGCGTTGCTGGAGGAGGCTGAGAAGTTGCTTGAGAAGAACATCCACCCGACGGTAATTGTGAGCGGCTACAAGAAGGCTCTCGACGTCGCCGCCGAGCACCTCCGCAAGTCGGCGGTTCCCGTAAACCGTAGCGATGTCGATACCTTGAAGAAGATCGCCATGACGTCGATGGGTGGGAAGATCTCGGAGACTGTGAAGGAGTACTTCGCGGATTTGGCTGTGAAGGCTGTGTTGCAGGTCGCCGAGGAGAGGAATGGCAAGTGGTATGTGGATCTTGACAATATCCAGATTGTGAAGAAGCACGGCGGCTCTCTGCTAGATACGCAGTTGGTCTACGGGATTGTTGTCGATAAGGAGGTCGTCCACGCCGCTATGCCTAAGCGTGTTGTAAATGCCAAGATTGCATTGCTGGACGCGCCTCTGGAGGTAGAGAAGCCGGAGATAGATGCGGAGATTAGGATAAACGACCCGACTCAGATGAGGGCGTTTCTAGAGGAGGAGGAGAAGATACTCAGAGGCTATGTTGATAAGCTGAGGTCCCTCGGCGTCACGGCGCTGTTCACCACTAAGGGTATTGACGATATTGCGCAGTACTACCTAGCCAAGGCGGGTATCCTCGCCGTGAGGAGGGTGAAGCGTAGCGACATTGAAAAGCTGGTGAGGGCCACCGGCGCCAGGCTGGTCACAAGTATCGAGGACTTGACGGAGGCGGATCTGGGCTTCGCCGGCCTGGTGGAGGAGAGGCGTGTAGGCGATGAGAAGATGGTGTTTGTGGAGCAGTGTAAGAACCCGAGGGCTGTGTCCATCCTAGTGAGAGGCGGCTTCGAGAGGCTTGTTGACGAGGCTGAGAGGAACCTCGACGACGCGCTTTCCGTGGTGGCCGACGTCGTAGAGGATCCGTATATACTGCCCGCGGGCGGCGCGGCGGAGATCGAGGCGGCTAAGGCCGTGAGGGCCTTCGCCACCAAGGTCGGCGGGAGGGAGCAGTACGCAGTGGAGGCCTTTGCAAGAGCTCTGGAGGCTATTCCAAAGGCCCTCGCCGAGAACGCAGGTCTCGACCCAATTGACATACTGACTGAGCTGACTCACAAACATGAGCAGGGCGATGGCTGGAGGTACGGTTTAGATGTGTACCAGGGCAAGGTCGTGGATATGGTCTCCCTGGGCTTGATAGAGCCTCTCACAGTTAAGCTAAACGCGTTGAAGGTGGCGGTGGAGGCCGCCTCAATGATTCTCAGAATTGACGAGATCATAGCCGCCAGCAAGCTAGAGAAGGAGAAGGAGGAGAAGAAAGAAGAGAAGAAGGAGGAGTTCGACTAAACAAGTCTTTTTTCAAGTGACAATATAACTAATACTAATGTAAATATTATAATTTCTATATCTTGGCTTATTAATACGTGTGGGAGTATAATTGACGACGCCGTGACTAATATGACCAGCCTATTCCTCGTCCTTAGTGATGTGTAGCCTTGTGCAAAGAGTGACTGCGCCGCCTTAAGCCGCTTTCTTTCGCCGCTAATTACCGGATCGTCGATATGAGGCTCTGTGAATATTCTAGCTATGTAGTCTCTGGGATCGTACCGGTCTTTGAGCACGGCGGTGTACCTCTGGGCTAGTAGCTCTCTATCAAAATGTGTCAATATTTTTCTTATTTTTCTCTCCCCCGCTCTGAGGATACGTTTAGAGACCATTATTCCCAGGGCCAGCACGGCGAGTGCTATATATTTGTAGGCAGGGTTGAAAAACAGTGCGATGCCGCTGAACATTACGCTTGTCGTTGAGGTTACGGCCAGCGCCACCACTAGCCTGTGGTAGGTTTTTTCATGTATCTCGGCTACTCTCCGCGCTATGTACTCACTCAGCATACAGCTCTACTACCCTCCTCTCTATTGTGCCGGCGTATTTCTTGCCTAGCTGGACAATGCCGAGGTTTTTGACGTCTATCTCCCTCCTCCTCAGCCGCGTAACTGCGTCGTTTACGTTTACCGAGTGCATCGTCGCGAGGGTCTGCAACCCTATCTCCACCGCGGTTTTAAACGCGGCGAAGTGTTCCTCGTATTGAAGCTCGCCGATGAAGATTACGTCTATATTGCGATTGAGGGATGCGTAGATCTCCTTCACCTTGTTGACATTTCTAATCTTTATCTGGTTCTTCTGAGGATCGTCCTCGAACTCGTCCGCCTCGTCTATGTAGACCCTCTGCCACTCACCCGGGATTAGGTCATCAAGCGCAGACAGTAGCGTGGTCTTGCCCGAGCCGGGCGGTCCTGTGACTACTATGTGTCTGCCCTCTCTAACCCATCTATATATCTCCCTGAGCTGATCCTCGGTGAGGAAGCCGGATCTCAGTAACTGGGCTAGGGTGATTCTACCCCTGTGTATCCTCAAGTAGGCCTGGGGTAGCGGCACTATCGGCGGGAGGTCTAGCGAAATTCTCAGCCTAAGGGGGCCGATCTTGAGGCCGTATCTCAGCGAAGGGGTGGAGGTGGAGAGCTCAACAGATTTGAGGTGGGCAATTTTGAGTATGGCTCTTATCGCCTTTCCTTTACACATCTTTCCGCTGTTCTCCTTCCCCCACTTGCGCGTTATGTATATCGGCCTGCCGGGGATCAGAGCCACGTCCTCGACATCCTCGTCTTCTAGAAACTCGGCGATTTCCACTAGGCCGACTGTGGCCAGCGTCCATCTCAGCGCCAGTTCTTTATTTATCTTCTTCAACACTCCGTATCTAAAATCGAGAGTGTCATCTATTGTCTTTTTGTATATACGTGAGAGTATCTTCAGCACTGCGGGTAGCTCGCTTGCCGAGAAGTCGCAGAACCCCTTCTCTACGCAAGATGAGCGGCACTCTGCGCACTCAAGAATTTTCAATAATACGTGGTACATATCTACGGAGGCGCGACGCGGTGTCTCTTATACTGAACTTACTGATTCCCAGAATTTTTGCAATAACTTGCTTATGTACGTAAAAGCCTATCTGCTCAGCCGCTAGGTAGGAGAGGGCCGCCGCTATCACTCTGGGGGATTTCCCTTGGTAGATCCTCTTGTCTAGT
The sequence above is drawn from the Pyrobaculum ferrireducens genome and encodes:
- the thsB gene encoding thermosome subunit beta, which produces MSQAVLTQIGGVPVLVLKEGTQRAFGKEAVRLNIMIARAIAEVMRTTLGPKGMDKMLIDSLGDITITNDGATILDEMDVQHPIAKLLVEISKSQEEEAGDGTTTAVVLAGALLEEAEKLLEKNIHPTVIVSGYKKALDVAAEHLRKSAVPVNRSDVDTLKKIAMTSMGGKISETVKEYFADLAVKAVLQVAEERNGKWYVDLDNIQIVKKHGGSLLDTQLVYGIVVDKEVVHAAMPKRVVNAKIALLDAPLEVEKPEIDAEIRINDPTQMRAFLEEEEKILRGYVDKLRSLGVTALFTTKGIDDIAQYYLAKAGILAVRRVKRSDIEKLVRATGARLVTSIEDLTEADLGFAGLVEERRVGDEKMVFVEQCKNPRAVSILVRGGFERLVDEAERNLDDALSVVADVVEDPYILPAGGAAEIEAAKAVRAFATKVGGREQYAVEAFARALEAIPKALAENAGLDPIDILTELTHKHEQGDGWRYGLDVYQGKVVDMVSLGLIEPLTVKLNALKVAVEAASMILRIDEIIAASKLEKEKEEKKEEKKEEFD
- the dnaG gene encoding DNA primase DnaG; translated protein: MGALTIVAKYMIVAQIEVNGGVDKSDIIGALFSQTEGLLGKDMDLRELQMMGRIGRIEVDIFEKNGKTKAKIHIPSNLDRYETALVAALIESIERVGPYPATIKVIEIKDLREEKRKKIIEKAKELVKLIEEEILPDTKEIIEKLKEDVAKAEIVEYGPERLPAGPDIDKSDSIIIVEGRADVVNLVKHGYRNVIALEGISRGVPQTIIDLSKKKNVTVFIDGDKGGELVLKELLKVAHVDYIARAPPGKEVEQLTAKEITKALRNKVTLEEWLAQQKAAGEKAEAPAPQPPPTQAAKEEAPAPQFPFDVNKKIEEMLGTLEAELYDASWTPIKRLPVRELPDYLATSADSIHAIILDGITTQRIVDLAAKKGVKLIVTARTGPLTKVPEEMKIVTFDQIITSSTRSTP
- the map gene encoding type II methionyl aminopeptidase yields the protein MLRTLRQVGDVVHKSLKYAMDLAQPDMPVLELCEKVEAFIRSSDAKPAFPVNVSINEVAAHYTAKRGDQLRIPRSGLVKIDVGAQRDGYIVDAAVTVALGSVFVNLQKAARAALEAALNTARPGVKAWQIGDSVEKVIKNFGFNPVYNLTGHKIERFILHAGYVIPNYPDKSASQALAPGDVYAIEPFVTNGEGYVADGREVTIYRLLRMRHKNLQHVIDLVSAEVGPLPFTPRWFPQLDDSTIATALKAGVLHGYEVLVERSRGFVAQFEDTVYVGEGEVVPLARTLELL
- a CDS encoding ATPase, T2SS/T4P/T4SS family — translated: MYHVLLKILECAECRSSCVEKGFCDFSASELPAVLKILSRIYKKTIDDTLDFRYGVLKKINKELALRWTLATVGLVEIAEFLEDEDVEDVALIPGRPIYITRKWGKENSGKMCKGKAIRAILKIAHLKSVELSTSTPSLRYGLKIGPLRLRISLDLPPIVPLPQAYLRIHRGRITLAQLLRSGFLTEDQLREIYRWVREGRHIVVTGPPGSGKTTLLSALDDLIPGEWQRVYIDEADEFEDDPQKNQIKIRNVNKVKEIYASLNRNIDVIFIGELQYEEHFAAFKTAVEIGLQTLATMHSVNVNDAVTRLRRREIDVKNLGIVQLGKKYAGTIERRVVELYAE